A single Cannabis sativa cultivar Pink pepper isolate KNU-18-1 chromosome 7, ASM2916894v1, whole genome shotgun sequence DNA region contains:
- the LOC115698212 gene encoding protein argonaute 1C-like, translating to MNFIGIKSGQLKCYYVLRYTLHREILMVFDVSTMIFGVDVTHPHPGEDFSPSITVGTLMFFRRETGERPKRIIFYRDGVSEGQFSQVLNYIATHDVDVTDATNNVDATNATTTADFRSTTYTFVTNSRE from the exons ATGAATTTTATTGGAATAAAATCTGGACAA CTAAAATGCTATTATGTGTTAAGATATACTCTTCATAGAGAAATTCTTATGGTGTTTGATGTCTCAACCATGATCTTTGGTGTTGATGTAACACACCCACACCCTGGAGAGGATTTTAGTCCCTCAATAAcagtt GGAACACTTATGTTCTTCCGTAGAGAAACAGGAGAAAGACCTAAACGGATTATATTCTACAG AGATGGTGTCAGTGAAGGACAGTTCAGTCAAGTGTTAAATTACATTGCAACACATGATGTCGATGTCACAGATGCCACAAATAATGTCGATGCCACAAATGCAACAACCACTGCAGATTTTAGGAGTACAACTTACACCTTCGTAACAAACTCGAGGGAATGA